A window of the Parabacteroides merdae ATCC 43184 genome harbors these coding sequences:
- a CDS encoding DMT family transporter yields MNFDWKGHASMLGANVMWGLMSPVSKVILVGGAITPLVITDLRIGGAMILFWITSFFQKPEHVNHKDLVSLFFASLLAIVFNQGCFIFGVSLTSPGDASIITTSMPLWAMILAAFILKEPITGKKVLGITLGAGGALLLILGSGQNIQITSTNKDTAIWGDLLVLFAQLSYALYIVLYKDFVNKYSLTTIMKWMFTYSFICMLPFSAKDLADVHWGNLQMTEIVGLAFIVIGATFISYMLVVVGQKKLRPTVAGMYNYIQPIVACIVAVCWNIDSFNFTKIVAVFLIFGGVYLVTSSRSRMELEKYENCSNKKVQQY; encoded by the coding sequence ATGAACTTTGATTGGAAGGGACATGCCTCCATGCTTGGAGCAAATGTCATGTGGGGACTTATGTCACCGGTCTCCAAAGTTATTTTGGTAGGTGGTGCCATTACTCCCTTAGTAATAACAGATTTGCGTATTGGCGGTGCTATGATTTTATTCTGGATAACGTCTTTTTTTCAAAAGCCAGAACACGTTAATCACAAAGACTTAGTATCTTTATTTTTTGCTTCATTACTAGCCATAGTGTTTAATCAAGGATGCTTCATATTCGGAGTTAGTTTAACCTCTCCCGGAGATGCCTCCATCATTACGACAAGTATGCCGCTTTGGGCTATGATTTTAGCTGCATTCATTTTGAAAGAACCCATAACTGGGAAAAAAGTACTAGGCATTACATTGGGAGCAGGAGGTGCTTTATTGCTTATCTTGGGTAGCGGACAAAATATTCAAATAACATCCACAAACAAAGATACAGCCATATGGGGAGATTTGCTTGTTTTATTTGCCCAATTGAGTTATGCCCTTTACATTGTACTCTATAAAGATTTTGTAAATAAATATTCATTAACAACCATTATGAAATGGATGTTTACCTACTCTTTTATCTGCATGTTACCTTTCTCAGCAAAAGACTTGGCAGATGTACATTGGGGCAATTTACAAATGACTGAAATAGTTGGATTGGCTTTTATTGTGATTGGGGCAACATTCATCAGCTATATGCTTGTTGTTGTAGGACAAAAGAAATTGCGACCAACCGTAGCTGGAATGTATAATTATATCCAACCGATTGTGGCATGTATTGTTGCTGTCTGCTGGAATATAGACTCTTTTAATTTCACAAAAATAGTAGCAGTATTCCTGATTTTCGGTGGAGTATATTTAGTAACTTCCAGCCGCAGTCGAATGGAATTAGAGAAATACGAGAACTGTTCGAATAAAAAAGTACAACAATATTGA
- a CDS encoding PDDEXK nuclease domain-containing protein, producing the protein MDFEALVKHISTIQNTLQAQAAHAVNLALTSRNWLMGCYIVEFEQNGEDRAAYGEQLLKRLEQRLKTKGLNERRFREFRRLYLVYPQLKEPIAQYITSQIQIRQSLTAEFTEPIRRLATAESENNVWKLSAEHPQAKTSMIPSDRLFNRLSSTHLNTISGIENPVKRAFYEMETIRGCWSVKELERQIASLYYERSGLSKNKEALSALVQQQATLLQPKDVINTPVTLEFLGLNERALVTENDLEQSILDNLQRFLLEMGHGFCFEARQKRILIDEDYFFADLVFYHRILKCHVIVELKIDKFRHEYASQLNMYLNYFKAEVMQPDDNPPIGILLCTEKGDTLVKYATAGLDPNIFVQKYMIELPSEEEIKAFIASSNY; encoded by the coding sequence ATGGACTTTGAAGCATTAGTAAAACATATCAGTACGATACAGAACACGTTGCAGGCACAAGCCGCACACGCTGTAAACCTCGCCCTTACTTCCCGTAACTGGCTTATGGGTTGCTATATCGTGGAATTTGAGCAGAACGGAGAAGACCGTGCCGCATACGGTGAACAACTGTTGAAAAGGCTGGAACAACGGCTGAAAACAAAAGGTCTGAATGAACGTAGATTTCGTGAATTTAGGCGGCTGTACCTTGTTTATCCACAGCTGAAAGAACCTATTGCACAGTATATTACATCGCAAATTCAAATTCGGCAGTCATTGACCGCCGAATTCACCGAACCAATTCGGCGGTTGGCGACCGCCGAATCTGAAAATAACGTTTGGAAGCTATCAGCAGAACATCCACAAGCCAAAACATCGATGATTCCGTCTGATAGATTATTCAACAGATTATCTTCCACCCATTTAAATACCATATCAGGAATTGAGAACCCGGTAAAACGTGCTTTCTATGAAATGGAAACGATTCGTGGTTGCTGGTCTGTAAAGGAGTTGGAACGACAAATAGCATCTTTATATTACGAGCGTAGCGGACTCTCCAAAAACAAAGAAGCCCTCTCCGCTTTAGTACAGCAACAAGCAACCCTATTACAACCTAAAGATGTTATCAACACCCCTGTTACCTTAGAGTTCTTAGGATTGAATGAACGTGCCTTAGTAACAGAAAACGACTTGGAGCAATCCATTCTTGACAACCTGCAACGCTTCCTGCTGGAAATGGGGCATGGATTCTGTTTTGAAGCCCGGCAAAAGCGTATCTTGATTGATGAGGATTATTTCTTTGCCGACCTCGTATTCTATCACCGCATCTTGAAATGTCATGTCATTGTGGAATTGAAGATAGACAAATTCCGCCATGAGTATGCTTCGCAACTGAATATGTATCTGAACTATTTCAAAGCGGAAGTGATGCAGCCGGATGATAATCCGCCTATCGGTATTCTGCTTTGCACAGAAAAGGGAGATACATTGGTTAAGTATGCCACTGCCGGATTAGACCCGAATATCTTCGTACAGAAGTACATGATAGAACTTCCAAGCGAGGAAGAAATAAAAGCGTTCATTGCTTCCTCAAATTACTAA
- a CDS encoding glucose 1-dehydrogenase yields MRLKDKTALVTGAASGNGRAIATLFAQEGAKVVLADINKEGVEQVTADLQQKGCEVLSVVIDVTKESDIERMVSTAISAFGRLDILINNTGIFDMLVPVADTDDALWEKVLSINLTAPMRAIRYTIPIFKEQGGGVIVNTASIAGLTGARGGGAAYVASKHGLVGLTKHVAFCYKEWNIRCNAVAPGRVDTNIRDNSKKALQTSSKDGCLSEDMAKITEKIAMGYATNQRKAAPEEIAKVALFLASDEASFVNGSIFVADGAWTAY; encoded by the coding sequence ATGAGACTAAAAGACAAAACAGCACTAGTTACAGGTGCAGCATCGGGCAATGGTAGGGCAATAGCTACTTTATTCGCTCAGGAAGGTGCAAAAGTCGTCCTTGCTGACATCAATAAAGAAGGCGTGGAACAAGTTACTGCGGATTTGCAGCAGAAAGGCTGCGAGGTGTTGTCGGTGGTCATTGACGTAACCAAAGAATCGGATATTGAGCGGATGGTATCAACAGCTATTTCCGCTTTTGGGAGATTGGACATTCTGATTAACAATACTGGTATTTTTGACATGTTGGTTCCTGTTGCCGATACAGATGATGCACTTTGGGAGAAAGTATTATCTATAAACCTGACAGCTCCCATGCGAGCCATACGTTATACGATTCCCATATTCAAGGAACAAGGTGGTGGAGTAATCGTCAACACAGCATCCATAGCAGGATTGACGGGTGCAAGAGGTGGCGGAGCAGCCTATGTCGCCTCGAAACATGGCTTGGTAGGATTGACCAAACACGTGGCCTTTTGCTACAAGGAATGGAATATTCGGTGCAATGCCGTGGCTCCGGGACGTGTAGATACCAACATACGGGATAATAGCAAAAAAGCACTTCAAACATCCAGTAAAGATGGATGCTTATCCGAAGACATGGCTAAGATTACGGAAAAAATTGCAATGGGATATGCCACCAATCAGCGTAAGGCTGCTCCAGAAGAAATTGCAAAAGTTGCTCTGTTTCTAGCTTCTGATGAAGCATCATTTGTAAACGGTAGCATTTTTGTTGCCGATGGTGCTTGGACAGCTTATTGA
- a CDS encoding helix-turn-helix domain-containing protein, with translation MWKENLYQPVEILIRNHEIFPIAEHQHSFFEMVYVHEGTGRFYVKESDCKVEEVIYHAHSLFLIPPETPHCFTIDTHSEYIFIRFVLHYVEDYIGKYLAEIFRDSSRQAEISLNKSDENMVFQLFDFIRKEEDNRQMGTNYLQQQWLNSILVLVARNIVHEAKDECLSVKYLTINETNPAVYMLQYIQQHIHQPELLRAESLSKIFHLSPDYIGIYFKRYYQETLQQYIGRNRLKMVENLLLNSSMTVKEIAYKMGYTDSCYLVKSFQKVYGISSLKYRQEHSQSNNLK, from the coding sequence ATGTGGAAAGAAAATTTATATCAACCCGTTGAAATTCTGATTCGCAATCATGAAATATTTCCAATTGCCGAACACCAGCATTCATTCTTCGAAATGGTGTATGTGCATGAGGGAACTGGACGATTTTATGTCAAGGAGTCAGATTGTAAGGTTGAGGAAGTTATTTATCATGCCCATTCTTTGTTTCTTATTCCTCCGGAAACCCCTCATTGTTTCACGATAGATACGCATAGTGAATATATATTTATTCGTTTTGTGCTTCATTATGTGGAAGACTATATAGGGAAATATCTGGCAGAGATATTTCGTGACTCCAGTCGTCAGGCAGAAATCTCTCTAAATAAATCGGATGAAAATATGGTATTCCAGCTTTTTGACTTTATAAGAAAGGAAGAAGACAATAGGCAAATGGGGACAAACTATTTGCAACAGCAGTGGCTTAACAGTATCTTGGTTTTAGTTGCAAGAAATATCGTTCATGAAGCTAAAGATGAGTGCCTGTCTGTCAAATATCTTACTATAAATGAAACCAACCCAGCTGTATATATGTTGCAGTATATCCAGCAACATATACACCAACCGGAGTTGTTGAGGGCGGAAAGCCTTTCCAAAATATTTCATCTTTCGCCTGATTATATCGGAATTTATTTCAAACGATATTATCAAGAAACACTACAACAGTATATTGGACGAAATCGTTTGAAGATGGTAGAAAATTTGTTATTGAACAGTTCCATGACAGTCAAAGAGATAGCCTATAAAATGGGGTATACTGATTCTTGCTACCTCGTAAAGTCGTTTCAAAAGGTTTATGGAATTTCATCTTTGAAATATAGGCAAGAACATTCTCAAAGCAATAATTTAAAGTAA
- a CDS encoding glucose 1-dehydrogenase → MILILMLFAGQAFAQSARLNNKIALVTGAASGNGKAIATLFAQEKAKVVLVDINKVTLNEAVTSLSKQGYDVIGVEADVTKEADIQKMVDAALSKYGRLDILVNNAGIFDELIPLGEVSDDLWYKVMETNLNAPMRGIRKVIPIFEKQGGGVIVNTASIAGFTGARGGGAAYVASKHALIGLTKNVAFNYKEKNIRCNAVAPGRVETNLRINSEKLAGSKTARDQSIGKWKDIEDKITEGYITNMRKCTPDEIAKVALFLASDEASFVNGSIFVADGGWTSY, encoded by the coding sequence ATGATTCTCATTCTCATGTTATTTGCAGGACAAGCATTCGCACAGAGTGCCAGGTTAAACAACAAAATAGCTTTGGTTACGGGAGCGGCATCTGGCAATGGAAAAGCTATCGCCACCTTGTTTGCCCAAGAAAAAGCTAAAGTCGTTCTGGTTGACATCAATAAAGTCACTTTGAATGAAGCCGTAACCTCATTGTCCAAGCAGGGATATGATGTAATAGGCGTAGAAGCGGATGTAACCAAAGAAGCCGACATTCAAAAAATGGTGGATGCTGCTTTATCCAAATATGGACGTCTGGACATACTGGTGAATAATGCAGGCATTTTTGACGAGCTGATACCGCTCGGTGAAGTCAGTGACGACTTATGGTACAAGGTAATGGAAACCAACCTGAATGCACCGATGCGAGGTATTCGTAAAGTGATTCCCATTTTTGAAAAACAGGGCGGTGGGGTCATTGTCAATACAGCTTCCATTGCCGGATTTACTGGAGCACGTGGTGGTGGAGCAGCCTATGTAGCTTCCAAACATGCTTTAATCGGATTAACCAAAAATGTGGCGTTCAACTATAAGGAAAAGAATATCCGTTGCAATGCTGTTGCCCCCGGTAGAGTAGAAACCAATCTGCGCATCAACAGTGAAAAGCTGGCCGGATCCAAAACAGCACGCGACCAGTCTATTGGAAAATGGAAAGATATTGAAGATAAGATTACAGAAGGTTACATCACGAACATGAGGAAATGTACCCCGGACGAGATAGCCAAGGTTGCTCTCTTTCTTGCTTCTGATGAAGCTTCATTCGTAAATGGCAGTATATTCGTGGCCGATGGCGGTTGGACATCATATTGA
- a CDS encoding site-specific integrase, with product MAKLENKTKENPKLEQNKLSDGRISLYLEYYLGREEKPVLDENGNQVYYESGKMQGRPKFAIKHHRRKENLSLYLIDKPRTPAERQQNKETLELAMRIRAEREQEFKESMLGYRLKKDRAVNFLDYFQAYINSYTKKDIRMVQIALSRFKDFLKEKYPMNECSIKPELITKEMMEQFVAYLQSRSVGEGAKSIYQRFKKVIRYAIEHDVMLKDPCKDVTCKVDSQMLRKDVLSLEEIQKLMACHYDNENPIVRRTFIFCLYCGLRFCDVKDLTYRNVDYANRLLKFEQSKTKGHSASSGVVIPLNDGLLSIIGEAPADKNCLIFDLPTYESCCKSVKRWVKRAGIDKHISWHCARHSFAVNILNNGANIKTVASLLGHSGLKHTEKYTRAVDKLKEEAINSLPELKF from the coding sequence ATGGCAAAGTTAGAAAATAAAACGAAAGAGAACCCCAAGTTGGAGCAAAATAAGCTCTCAGACGGTAGAATAAGCCTTTACTTAGAGTATTATTTAGGTAGAGAGGAAAAGCCCGTATTGGATGAAAACGGTAATCAGGTGTATTACGAAAGTGGTAAGATGCAAGGAAGGCCAAAGTTCGCTATCAAGCATCACAGGCGAAAAGAAAACCTTAGCCTTTATCTGATAGACAAGCCCCGTACCCCTGCGGAACGGCAACAGAACAAGGAAACATTGGAACTCGCCATGCGCATACGTGCAGAGCGTGAACAGGAGTTTAAAGAAAGCATGTTGGGTTACCGCTTAAAGAAAGACAGGGCTGTTAATTTCTTGGACTACTTTCAAGCCTATATCAATAGCTATACCAAGAAAGATATTCGCATGGTGCAAATTGCGCTTAGCCGTTTCAAAGACTTCTTGAAAGAGAAGTACCCCATGAATGAATGTAGCATTAAACCGGAACTCATCACCAAAGAAATGATGGAACAGTTTGTAGCTTATCTGCAATCCCGAAGCGTTGGCGAAGGTGCTAAAAGCATTTACCAGCGTTTCAAGAAAGTTATTCGCTATGCGATAGAGCATGATGTAATGCTGAAAGACCCTTGCAAAGATGTCACCTGCAAAGTAGATAGCCAGATGCTTCGGAAAGATGTGCTTTCGCTCGAAGAAATACAAAAGCTGATGGCTTGTCATTATGACAACGAAAACCCTATAGTCAGACGAACGTTTATCTTTTGTCTGTATTGCGGTCTGCGCTTCTGTGATGTAAAAGACCTTACCTATAGGAATGTGGATTACGCAAATCGGTTATTGAAGTTTGAACAAAGTAAAACAAAGGGACATTCTGCCAGCAGTGGTGTGGTTATTCCTTTAAATGACGGTCTATTGTCTATCATTGGTGAAGCTCCAGCAGATAAAAACTGTTTGATATTCGATTTGCCTACATACGAAAGCTGCTGCAAATCGGTCAAGCGTTGGGTAAAGAGAGCCGGAATAGACAAACATATAAGCTGGCATTGTGCCCGCCATTCTTTTGCCGTGAACATTCTAAACAATGGGGCAAATATCAAGACCGTAGCCAGTCTTTTAGGACACAGCGGATTGAAGCATACCGAGAAATACACCCGTGCCGTGGATAAATTGAAAGAGGAAGCTATAAACAGCCTACCCGAACTAAAATTTTAA
- a CDS encoding sensor histidine kinase, whose amino-acid sequence MMLNGKLIIDELLIILFVFTLSLFPVEARTTSGNGQKVLVISSYSPIKEEGNHLIASFIDQMQVDSEAKIFVEYMDCEASPVFETWVGWMRQLFAAYKVKPDVVVLLGNEAWSSYRVTCVDSWHEIPVVLGYVKGAFIDYENKDKKLFSVADMMPMKESFGDFRITGYSYKDFVIENLSLIKQLQPHIRKVAFCYDNRYNMAFFESYINDLFEQIDSLDLCYMDGCKLSTPQLLDSIACMDDSYAILSAGWYTDALQYPHAHSMLHNELARYTSKPVYQVLDQGTSNMNYIGGYFISGEDLGKDLALLTHCVLTKGFENSPAFQFTPSLPNYYINYPTLVASGIDPSLLPENTVFYNEEPSLWQEHPVEVILFVCLVILMVVIFIGILNYRKRKEDAYKTANTKMMELLSRMPDMATIYDFDLNIVDIVNPDNHNWKDVDTRCQIGKNLKDLHLEYPQAKEMLDEIILHVKRTVETGEVTVFNCKYGKKDRIKYTKARVVPFENNSVICFTHDVTPYVVAEKEILRLKTFLQSIMDNLPVGLFIKDVSNEYRYLFYNNKVSEFYKEAFDCMLGKNDFEVNDLKASLFREEDNRVLQSDKPISFNRVLFDEETGLPVRWAVTTKTRLEDKEGNLYIVATMVDTTDIRRNELELDDIRRELSVALDAGSLSAWCYDVQKDTFTSLYRKTLANDGLSNKGALDLLHPDDKEKYSRFMSRLSRGVENKLREVFRFRRGEGYDWFETYAIGLKSEKTGEVEQIIGTERNITGEMKRRQELEENKLQLDFTLDAAQIISWEYNPDTRIFYSPRSTVFEGMTISLDEYLSFVDLEDRDLLRKGLEDLACGKIHVMEVQIRTMVPALGDRWFEMHAVPYGRNENGKIRKLIGLRRDITDLKMTNELIRLRNKAEEANRLKSAFLANMSHEIRTPLNAIVGFSNLIAMAEEPDEIGEYVKIIETNNELLLQLVNDILDLSKIEAGQMDFNYSAVDLSEIFNNLQQVYKSRVKDGVDLVCHLPSVACVIHSEKNRLTQVLSNFLSNACKYTSEGSITMGYERIGAILRFYVADTGKGLAEENIPHVFERFAKFDSFVQGTGLGLSICESIIQSLDGKIGVDSELGKGSTFWFTIPYNPVNE is encoded by the coding sequence ATGATGCTAAATGGCAAGTTGATAATCGACGAACTGCTGATAATTTTATTTGTTTTTACTCTTTCTCTTTTCCCTGTGGAGGCAAGGACGACAAGCGGCAATGGTCAGAAGGTTTTGGTCATTAGCTCTTATTCTCCGATCAAGGAAGAGGGAAACCATCTGATTGCGTCTTTCATAGATCAGATGCAGGTAGATTCGGAAGCGAAAATATTTGTTGAGTATATGGACTGCGAGGCTTCTCCCGTCTTTGAAACCTGGGTAGGATGGATGCGGCAGCTTTTTGCTGCCTATAAGGTAAAGCCGGATGTGGTCGTGCTGCTAGGTAATGAGGCTTGGTCTTCCTATCGGGTCACTTGTGTGGATAGCTGGCATGAGATTCCTGTCGTGTTGGGTTATGTGAAAGGAGCCTTCATTGATTATGAGAATAAAGACAAGAAGCTGTTTTCGGTTGCCGATATGATGCCGATGAAAGAGTCGTTCGGCGATTTCAGAATAACGGGATATTCCTATAAGGACTTTGTCATTGAGAACCTGTCGCTGATAAAACAACTTCAGCCACATATCCGCAAAGTGGCGTTTTGTTATGACAATCGTTATAATATGGCGTTTTTCGAGTCCTATATCAACGATCTTTTCGAGCAGATCGATTCGCTCGACCTTTGCTATATGGATGGCTGTAAGCTGTCTACTCCCCAACTACTCGATTCGATTGCCTGTATGGATGATTCCTATGCCATCTTATCGGCGGGATGGTATACCGATGCCCTTCAATATCCCCATGCACATTCGATGCTCCACAATGAGCTGGCACGTTATACGTCCAAGCCGGTTTATCAGGTTTTGGATCAGGGCACGTCGAACATGAATTACATTGGTGGCTATTTTATTTCCGGAGAGGATTTGGGTAAGGACTTGGCATTGCTGACTCATTGTGTTCTGACGAAAGGATTCGAAAATAGTCCGGCTTTTCAGTTCACTCCTTCACTTCCCAATTACTATATCAACTATCCGACGCTCGTAGCTTCAGGGATCGACCCCTCGTTGTTGCCTGAAAATACGGTGTTCTATAACGAAGAACCTTCATTATGGCAAGAACATCCGGTAGAAGTGATCCTGTTTGTCTGTTTGGTTATTTTGATGGTGGTTATCTTTATTGGTATCTTAAATTACAGGAAACGAAAGGAAGACGCTTACAAGACGGCAAATACCAAAATGATGGAACTTTTGAGCCGGATGCCGGACATGGCAACCATCTATGACTTCGATCTGAATATAGTGGATATCGTGAACCCTGATAATCACAATTGGAAAGATGTCGACACGAGATGCCAGATAGGGAAGAATCTGAAGGATCTTCATCTTGAATATCCGCAGGCTAAAGAGATGCTGGATGAAATTATCTTGCATGTGAAGCGGACGGTCGAAACGGGTGAGGTGACTGTCTTTAATTGCAAGTACGGGAAAAAGGATCGGATCAAATATACAAAGGCACGTGTTGTACCGTTTGAGAATAATTCGGTTATCTGCTTTACCCATGACGTGACTCCTTATGTCGTTGCCGAAAAGGAAATCCTGCGTTTGAAAACATTCCTGCAATCGATCATGGATAATCTGCCGGTAGGATTGTTTATCAAGGATGTGAGTAATGAGTACCGCTATCTGTTCTACAACAACAAAGTCTCCGAATTTTATAAAGAGGCCTTTGATTGTATGTTGGGGAAGAATGATTTTGAAGTGAACGATTTGAAAGCTTCTCTTTTCAGGGAAGAAGATAACCGGGTGTTGCAAAGCGACAAGCCGATTTCTTTTAACCGGGTATTGTTTGATGAAGAAACCGGGTTACCTGTCCGTTGGGCTGTTACTACTAAGACGCGCTTGGAAGATAAAGAGGGAAACCTATATATTGTTGCTACAATGGTTGATACGACGGATATTCGTAGGAATGAACTCGAGCTTGATGATATACGCCGGGAATTGTCCGTTGCCCTTGATGCCGGTTCCCTGTCGGCTTGGTGCTATGATGTGCAGAAGGATACATTCACCTCTCTTTACCGGAAGACGCTTGCCAACGATGGTTTGAGCAATAAAGGTGCACTGGATTTATTGCATCCGGACGACAAAGAAAAATACAGTCGGTTTATGTCCCGCCTGTCCAGGGGAGTAGAAAACAAACTGAGGGAAGTGTTTCGCTTCCGGCGGGGTGAAGGCTATGATTGGTTCGAAACCTATGCAATCGGGTTGAAGTCGGAAAAGACTGGCGAAGTCGAACAGATTATCGGGACGGAAAGAAATATAACGGGTGAGATGAAGAGACGGCAGGAACTTGAAGAGAACAAACTACAGTTGGACTTCACTCTTGATGCTGCTCAGATTATTTCGTGGGAGTACAATCCGGATACTCGGATTTTCTACTCGCCGCGGTCTACCGTGTTCGAAGGAATGACAATTTCGTTGGATGAGTATCTTTCGTTCGTAGATCTCGAAGACCGTGATTTGCTTCGGAAAGGTTTGGAAGACCTTGCCTGTGGAAAGATCCATGTGATGGAGGTCCAGATCAGGACAATGGTCCCAGCACTGGGAGATCGCTGGTTCGAGATGCATGCCGTTCCCTATGGACGGAATGAAAATGGAAAGATACGTAAACTCATCGGGTTGAGGCGCGATATTACGGACTTGAAGATGACGAACGAACTGATCCGCCTGCGTAATAAGGCGGAGGAGGCCAATCGGTTGAAAAGCGCTTTCCTGGCCAATATGAGCCATGAGATACGAACGCCCCTAAACGCGATTGTCGGCTTCTCGAACCTGATTGCGATGGCGGAAGAGCCGGATGAGATCGGTGAATATGTCAAGATCATCGAGACGAATAATGAGCTTTTGCTCCAGTTGGTCAATGATATTCTCGACCTTTCGAAGATCGAAGCCGGGCAGATGGATTTCAATTATTCGGCAGTCGACTTGTCCGAGATATTCAATAACTTGCAGCAGGTCTATAAGTCGCGTGTGAAGGATGGTGTCGATTTGGTTTGCCATCTGCCGTCTGTCGCTTGTGTGATCCATTCGGAAAAGAATCGGCTGACACAGGTTCTCTCCAATTTCCTCAGTAATGCTTGCAAATACACTTCGGAGGGTTCTATTACGATGGGATATGAGAGGATAGGCGCTATCCTGCGCTTTTATGTGGCGGACACCGGCAAAGGACTTGCCGAGGAGAATATTCC
- a CDS encoding DoxX family protein translates to MLPYGYGKIVNYDRYAADFFGNPICIGNIPSLWLTIFAQTICPIMLIVGFQTRLAASILAFNMLIAVKFHFFDSFNIKVLPTLFLGLYLIQLLLGAGKYSLDYFLFSKIKIRISKNETKGILLYLVICGISWFVLANYFTGLVSVCLIVLAITLYLLSLYYIKDNEL, encoded by the coding sequence ATGTTACCTTATGGATATGGGAAGATTGTCAATTATGACAGATATGCCGCAGATTTTTTCGGTAACCCTATCTGTATCGGTAATATTCCGTCTCTGTGGCTGACTATCTTTGCCCAAACCATTTGTCCAATAATGCTTATAGTTGGATTTCAGACCAGATTGGCTGCAAGTATTTTAGCATTTAACATGTTGATTGCGGTCAAATTTCACTTCTTCGACTCATTCAATATTAAGGTATTACCTACTCTATTTTTAGGCTTATACCTTATCCAGCTGCTATTAGGAGCTGGCAAGTATTCATTGGATTATTTTCTTTTTTCCAAAATAAAAATTAGAATTAGCAAAAACGAAACAAAGGGGATACTTCTCTATCTCGTAATCTGTGGAATTAGCTGGTTCGTGTTGGCTAATTATTTTACAGGATTAGTTTCTGTTTGCCTAATTGTGTTAGCAATAACATTATACTTACTCAGTTTATATTACATAAAAGACAATGAACTTTGA
- a CDS encoding acyltransferase, whose translation MMKSQNSAIGRSHVVWLDVVRFVAMFTVVCCHSADPFNFYPGEPPANIDQIKFWGAAYGSFLRPCVPLFVMITGALLLPLKDDTSVFYKKRISRVFWPFLIWSVLYNLFPWITGQLGLSPEVILDFFPYSGEEVARQSLDVSLRYIAEIPLNFSIVDVHMWYIYLLIGLYLYLPVFSAWVEKASEKAKLWFLLAWGVSTLLPYYYQFVSPYVWGGCSWNSFNMLYYFAGFNGYLLLGHYLRNHDWSLNKILLAGIPMFLIGYVVTFFGFRYVTALPEYSEELLELFFTYCSLNVVMMTVPVFLLMKKVDVRSEKIKSLLANLTTCGFGIYMVHYFFTGPGVVLMRALHVPVALQIPAAAVVAFAISWLIVASIYRLMGKNARYVVG comes from the coding sequence ATGATGAAGAGTCAGAATTCGGCAATTGGCCGATCGCATGTTGTTTGGCTGGATGTGGTACGTTTTGTTGCCATGTTTACCGTGGTTTGTTGCCATAGTGCAGATCCGTTTAACTTTTATCCGGGTGAACCACCAGCTAATATCGATCAGATTAAGTTCTGGGGAGCAGCTTATGGATCGTTTCTCCGTCCTTGTGTCCCCCTGTTTGTGATGATTACGGGAGCCTTGCTGTTGCCATTGAAGGACGATACTTCCGTCTTTTATAAAAAAAGGATCAGCCGTGTCTTTTGGCCTTTCCTGATTTGGTCTGTGCTTTATAACCTGTTCCCTTGGATAACCGGACAGCTAGGCTTGTCACCGGAGGTGATCTTGGACTTTTTTCCCTATTCGGGCGAAGAAGTGGCTCGTCAGTCATTGGATGTTTCCTTGAGATATATTGCGGAGATCCCATTGAATTTCTCGATTGTAGATGTGCATATGTGGTATATCTATCTATTGATCGGGTTATACTTGTACTTGCCTGTTTTCTCTGCCTGGGTGGAAAAAGCCTCTGAAAAGGCCAAGCTATGGTTTTTGCTGGCCTGGGGCGTGTCGACACTGTTGCCTTATTACTATCAGTTCGTTTCACCTTATGTATGGGGAGGCTGTTCCTGGAACTCCTTCAATATGTTGTATTATTTTGCCGGGTTCAACGGCTATCTGCTTTTAGGACATTACCTGCGCAATCACGACTGGAGTCTGAATAAAATCTTGTTGGCCGGGATCCCGATGTTTTTGATCGGCTATGTCGTAACTTTTTTCGGTTTCCGCTATGTAACCGCTCTGCCGGAATACAGCGAAGAATTGCTGGAACTTTTCTTTACCTATTGTTCTCTTAACGTCGTGATGATGACGGTCCCCGTTTTCCTATTGATGAAAAAGGTGGATGTGCGATCCGAAAAGATCAAGAGTTTGCTGGCAAACCTGACGACTTGTGGGTTCGGAATCTATATGGTGCATTATTTCTTTACCGGTCCGGGTGTCGTTCTGATGCGTGCCTTGCATGTACCGGTGGCTTTACAGATACCTGCCGCCGCGGTTGTCGCATTTGCCATTTCCTGGTTGATCGTAGCTTCCATTTATCGATTGATGGGGAAGAATGCCAGGTATGTAGTAGGGTAA